The following proteins are co-located in the Myroides profundi genome:
- a CDS encoding ABC transporter ATP-binding protein, which yields MIEVKDIQKSFDGTQVLKGISTTFETGKTNLIIGQSGSGKTVMLKTLLGIHTPDSGIISFDGRISTELTSTERRDLRTEIGMVFQGSALFDSMTVEENIAFPLRMFTNKSDAEIADRVNEVIDRVNLINANKKKPSEISGGMQKRVAIARAIVNNPKYLFCDEPNSGLDPKTAIVIDNLIQEITHEYGITTVINTHDMNSVLEIGEHIVFLKNGVLAWSGNHKEIIQTDNEDVVDFVYSSELFRMVRQAMRQIGNEKK from the coding sequence ATGATCGAAGTAAAAGACATACAAAAATCGTTTGATGGTACTCAAGTACTTAAAGGTATTAGTACTACATTTGAAACAGGTAAGACAAACCTTATCATCGGACAAAGTGGTTCTGGTAAGACAGTAATGCTAAAAACACTACTAGGTATTCACACTCCCGATTCTGGAATTATTAGTTTTGACGGAAGAATATCTACAGAACTTACTTCTACAGAGCGAAGAGATTTAAGAACAGAAATAGGAATGGTATTCCAAGGAAGTGCTTTATTTGACTCTATGACAGTAGAAGAAAACATTGCTTTCCCTCTGCGAATGTTTACAAATAAGTCTGATGCTGAAATAGCTGATAGAGTAAACGAAGTAATCGATAGAGTAAATCTTATCAATGCTAATAAAAAGAAACCTTCTGAAATATCAGGAGGTATGCAAAAGAGGGTAGCTATTGCTAGAGCGATAGTTAACAACCCAAAATACTTATTCTGTGATGAACCTAACTCAGGGCTTGACCCTAAGACGGCTATCGTTATAGATAACCTAATCCAAGAGATCACTCATGAGTATGGCATTACTACAGTAATCAATACACACGATATGAACTCTGTATTAGAGATCGGTGAGCACATTGTGTTCTTAAAGAACGGAGTATTAGCATGGTCTGGTAATCATAAAGAAATCATTCAGACAGATAATGAAGATGTAGTTGACTTTGTCTACTCATCAGAGTTATTCAGAATGGTACGCCAAGCCATGAGACAAATCGGAAACGAAAAGAAATAA
- a CDS encoding mannose-1-phosphate guanylyltransferase, producing MSSNYYAVIMAGGVGSRFWPVSTPEFPKQFHDMLGSGDTLIQKTFKRLSQVVPKENILILTHENYREIVKEQLPSVELNNIILEPDMRNTAPCILYAAMKIKKMNPEAVMVVAPSDHWIEDELQFVSNLQRTFDVCERDKVLMTLGILPTFPNTGYGYIEFNKLDSRPIKKVVQFREKPDYVTARKFVQSRHFLWNSGIFIWSVSSILDAFSEFQPAMTELFDQGYDHLNTEGEKAFIDANYSKAENISIDYAVMEKANNVYVLPATFDWNDLGTWGSLYDKLPKDDNDNAVVNATAFFNNATNNIVRTAKGKVVVVDGLNDYIIVDKDDILLLYPKKKEQEIKVVSQQVTDKLK from the coding sequence ATGAGTTCAAATTATTACGCTGTGATTATGGCAGGTGGAGTAGGGTCACGTTTTTGGCCTGTGAGTACACCTGAGTTTCCAAAACAGTTTCACGATATGTTAGGATCAGGAGATACCTTGATACAAAAGACTTTTAAACGTCTGTCTCAGGTAGTGCCTAAAGAGAATATTCTAATCTTAACGCATGAAAACTATCGTGAGATAGTAAAGGAGCAATTGCCATCTGTAGAGTTAAATAATATCATATTAGAGCCAGATATGCGTAATACAGCACCATGTATACTATATGCGGCGATGAAGATTAAGAAGATGAATCCTGAGGCAGTAATGGTAGTAGCACCTAGTGATCACTGGATAGAAGATGAGTTACAGTTCGTGTCTAACTTACAACGTACCTTTGATGTATGTGAACGTGATAAGGTCTTGATGACTTTAGGTATCTTACCTACTTTTCCTAATACAGGGTATGGGTATATCGAGTTTAATAAACTAGATTCTCGTCCTATTAAGAAAGTAGTACAGTTTAGAGAGAAGCCTGATTATGTTACAGCACGTAAGTTTGTACAGAGTAGACACTTCTTATGGAACTCAGGGATCTTTATATGGAGTGTAAGCTCTATTTTAGACGCTTTCTCAGAGTTTCAACCAGCTATGACAGAATTGTTTGATCAAGGGTATGATCATCTAAATACAGAAGGTGAGAAAGCTTTTATAGATGCGAATTATTCTAAAGCTGAGAATATTTCTATAGACTATGCTGTGATGGAGAAGGCTAATAATGTATATGTATTACCAGCTACATTTGATTGGAATGATTTAGGTACATGGGGGTCTTTATACGATAAGCTTCCTAAAGATGATAATGACAATGCAGTGGTGAATGCTACAGCTTTCTTTAATAATGCTACAAATAACATTGTTAGAACTGCGAAAGGTAAAGTAGTGGTAGTGGATGGTCTGAATGACTATATCATCGTGGATAAGGATGATATCTTACTATTATACCCTAAGAAGAAGGAACAAGAGATTAAGGTTGTAAGTCAGCAAGTGACTGATAAACTTAAGTAA
- a CDS encoding SprT-like domain-containing protein, whose amino-acid sequence MIEKLKPYIPEQAVEPVFELIKHYHVHLKIVHERVTRHGDYTRNHDGKHIITINSNLNPYRFLMTLIHEIAHLVAYQKYRGGIKPHGVEWKSTFQLLMLPFLREEVFPSALLPLLANHFRNPSASSDTDEKLSIAMRRYDVQDINNNNCFIYEIPLGSHFKTYNGKIFKRGPIRVKRFECLEVSTGRMYTFKANAEVELLTHYVVNR is encoded by the coding sequence TTGATAGAGAAGCTTAAGCCATATATACCAGAACAAGCAGTTGAACCTGTATTTGAATTGATAAAACACTATCATGTGCATCTAAAGATTGTACACGAGAGAGTTACACGTCATGGAGATTATACTCGTAATCACGATGGGAAACATATTATAACGATAAATTCTAATCTGAATCCTTACCGTTTTTTAATGACCTTGATTCACGAGATAGCTCATTTAGTGGCTTATCAAAAGTATAGAGGGGGGATAAAGCCTCATGGAGTAGAGTGGAAAAGTACTTTTCAATTATTAATGTTACCCTTTTTAAGAGAAGAAGTATTTCCTAGTGCATTATTACCTTTGTTAGCAAATCATTTTAGAAACCCTTCTGCTAGTAGTGATACTGATGAGAAGTTATCTATAGCGATGAGAAGGTATGATGTGCAGGATATAAATAATAACAATTGTTTTATATATGAAATCCCTTTAGGGAGTCATTTTAAAACGTATAACGGAAAGATATTTAAGCGTGGCCCTATACGGGTAAAGCGTTTCGAGTGTTTAGAAGTTTCAACGGGCAGAATGTATACTTTTAAAGCAAATGCTGAAGTAGAGTTGTTGACCCATTATGTTGTAAATAGATAA
- a CDS encoding SDR family NAD(P)-dependent oxidoreductase, protein MKNVIVTGTSRGIGLECVQWLSKLGHNVLAVSRKISDKLIDLDNVTCLDVDITKEEDLQKVVAFVQDNWEHVDILINNAGAIVNKPFEEITQEDFQYVYNVNVFGAARLMQVTIPFMRVNSHVVSVSSMGGVQGVLKFGGLAAYSSSKGAITILSELLAEEYKDKGIFFNVVALGAVQTEMLAEAFPGYQAPLMPDEMAEYIVNFAIHGNRFFNGKVLQVSTTTP, encoded by the coding sequence ATGAAAAATGTAATTGTTACAGGGACAAGTAGAGGTATTGGACTAGAGTGCGTACAATGGTTGTCAAAATTAGGTCATAATGTATTGGCTGTGTCTAGAAAAATATCAGATAAGCTTATTGATTTAGATAATGTTACTTGTTTAGATGTTGATATAACTAAAGAAGAAGACCTTCAGAAGGTAGTTGCCTTTGTACAGGATAATTGGGAGCATGTAGATATCCTAATTAATAATGCAGGGGCTATTGTGAACAAACCTTTTGAGGAGATTACACAAGAAGATTTTCAGTATGTATACAATGTGAATGTATTCGGTGCTGCTCGTCTAATGCAAGTTACTATACCATTTATGAGAGTGAATAGTCATGTGGTATCTGTAAGTAGTATGGGAGGAGTACAAGGAGTATTAAAGTTCGGAGGATTAGCTGCGTATAGTTCTAGTAAAGGAGCTATCACTATCTTAAGTGAGTTGCTAGCTGAAGAGTATAAGGATAAGGGAATATTCTTTAATGTAGTAGCTTTAGGAGCAGTACAGACTGAGATGTTAGCAGAGGCATTCCCTGGATATCAAGCTCCACTTATGCCAGATGAAATGGCTGAGTATATCGTGAATTTTGCGATACATGGGAATAGATTTTTTAATGGGAAGGTATTGCAAGTGTCTACTACTACCCCTTAA
- a CDS encoding M20/M25/M40 family metallo-hydrolase codes for MRILSLLAAVLLVGCATTKTPSVVKANAEQKNIKETLYYLASDELLGRDTGTEGGKMAGEYLAKRLEEYKIKPYYSSYNDTLQNVADAWNIVGVIPGSDETLKNEVVVLGAHYDHIGIEKPVDGDSIANGANDNAAGTAILLELARNLKLQNNKRTVLVAFFTGEEKGLWGSKHLAERLKAENVNVVSMLNFEMLGLPMKRDYMTYLTGYDLSTMATKLNELAGKPIVGKLEKAEEFNLFKRSDNYPFYQMFKVPCQTFSSFDFENYEYYHHVKDEAHLMDLNFMTSFTQDIIPVVNKLVNLAPGEIRMY; via the coding sequence ATGAGAATTTTAAGCCTATTGGCAGCAGTCTTATTAGTTGGATGTGCTACTACTAAGACACCATCTGTTGTTAAAGCTAATGCTGAACAAAAGAATATTAAAGAAACATTATATTATTTAGCTTCTGATGAGTTACTAGGTAGAGATACTGGTACAGAAGGAGGTAAGATGGCTGGTGAGTACTTAGCTAAACGATTAGAAGAGTACAAGATTAAGCCTTACTATAGTTCTTATAACGATACGTTACAGAATGTAGCAGATGCTTGGAATATCGTAGGAGTTATACCAGGTAGTGATGAGACTTTAAAAAATGAAGTAGTGGTATTAGGTGCTCATTACGATCATATCGGAATAGAAAAGCCTGTGGATGGAGATTCTATTGCAAATGGAGCGAATGACAATGCTGCTGGTACAGCTATCCTGTTAGAGTTAGCACGTAACTTGAAGTTGCAGAATAATAAACGTACAGTACTTGTGGCGTTCTTCACTGGAGAAGAGAAAGGACTATGGGGGTCTAAGCATCTAGCAGAGCGCCTTAAAGCAGAGAATGTGAATGTAGTGTCTATGCTTAATTTTGAGATGTTAGGGCTACCAATGAAGAGAGATTATATGACTTATCTAACAGGGTACGATTTATCTACTATGGCAACTAAGTTAAATGAATTGGCTGGGAAGCCTATTGTAGGTAAGTTAGAAAAGGCTGAGGAGTTTAATTTGTTTAAACGTTCTGATAATTATCCTTTCTACCAAATGTTTAAAGTACCATGTCAAACGTTTAGTTCTTTTGACTTTGAAAATTATGAATATTACCACCATGTAAAGGATGAAGCTCATTTAATGGATTTAAATTTTATGACTTCTTTTACACAGGATATAATACCGGTTGTGAACAAACTTGTTAATTTAGCTCCGGGAGAAATAAGAATGTATTAA
- a CDS encoding 2-oxo acid dehydrogenase subunit E2, with amino-acid sequence MAEVITMPRLSDTMTEGVVAAWLKKVGDKISEGDILAEIETDKATMEFESFNSGTLLYIGLQEGESAPVDSLLAIIGNEGEDISALISGAGNAAPAAEAAAPVAEAKVETPAPAAAAMPAGVKIITMPRLSDTMTDGTVATWIKKVGDKVQEGDILAEIETDKATMEFEAFEAGTLLYVGINEGESAPVDSVLAILGPEGTDVSAVVASAQNGGTFAAEAPATEAPKAEEPKTVNVEAATSTNGRVFISPLAKKIAEDKGINITEVKGSGENGRIIKRDIENYTPAAKTAAPEAAATAAVPAVKAFVPAGEVSVEEVKNSQMRKTIARRLAESKFTAPHYYLTIELDMDNAIESRKIINNLPDTKVSFNDMVVKACAMALRKHPQVNTQWTDNVTIYNNHINIGVAVAVEDGLVVPVLPFTDQMSLTHIGGKVKELAGKAKTKKLTPAEMDGSTFTVSNLGMFGIQSFTSIINQPNSAILSVGAIIEKPVVKNGQIVVGNTMTVTLACDHRTVDGATGAQFLQTFKDYVENPVTMLA; translated from the coding sequence ATGGCAGAAGTAATTACAATGCCACGCTTAAGCGACACGATGACAGAAGGTGTTGTTGCAGCATGGTTAAAAAAAGTTGGAGATAAGATTTCTGAAGGAGATATCCTTGCAGAAATTGAAACAGACAAAGCAACAATGGAGTTTGAATCATTTAATTCAGGTACATTGTTATATATTGGATTACAAGAAGGTGAATCTGCTCCTGTAGATTCGTTACTTGCTATTATAGGAAATGAAGGTGAAGATATTTCTGCTTTAATCAGTGGTGCGGGTAATGCTGCTCCTGCTGCTGAGGCTGCTGCTCCTGTAGCAGAAGCTAAAGTTGAAACACCAGCTCCTGCTGCGGCTGCTATGCCTGCTGGAGTTAAAATCATTACTATGCCTCGTCTTAGTGATACTATGACTGATGGTACAGTAGCTACTTGGATTAAAAAAGTAGGTGATAAGGTTCAGGAAGGTGATATCCTTGCAGAAATCGAAACTGATAAAGCTACTATGGAGTTCGAAGCTTTTGAGGCTGGAACTTTATTATATGTTGGTATTAACGAAGGTGAGTCTGCTCCTGTTGATAGCGTATTAGCGATCTTAGGACCAGAAGGAACTGACGTATCAGCTGTAGTTGCATCTGCTCAAAATGGTGGTACTTTCGCTGCTGAGGCTCCTGCTACGGAGGCTCCTAAAGCTGAAGAACCAAAAACTGTAAACGTGGAGGCTGCTACTTCTACTAATGGGAGAGTATTCATTTCTCCATTGGCTAAGAAAATTGCTGAAGATAAAGGAATAAATATTACTGAGGTGAAAGGTTCAGGTGAGAATGGACGTATCATCAAACGCGATATTGAAAACTATACACCTGCTGCTAAAACTGCTGCTCCTGAAGCTGCAGCTACTGCTGCTGTACCTGCTGTTAAGGCATTCGTACCAGCTGGAGAAGTAAGTGTAGAGGAAGTGAAAAACTCACAAATGCGTAAAACTATTGCTCGTCGTTTAGCTGAGTCTAAGTTTACTGCTCCTCATTACTATTTAACTATCGAGTTAGATATGGATAATGCTATTGAGTCTCGTAAGATTATCAATAACTTACCTGATACGAAAGTGTCGTTTAACGATATGGTAGTGAAAGCATGTGCTATGGCACTTCGCAAACACCCTCAGGTGAATACGCAATGGACTGATAATGTAACTATCTATAACAACCACATCAATATCGGTGTAGCTGTAGCTGTAGAGGATGGATTAGTAGTACCAGTATTACCATTCACTGATCAAATGTCATTAACTCATATCGGTGGTAAAGTAAAAGAATTAGCTGGTAAAGCTAAAACTAAAAAACTTACTCCTGCTGAGATGGATGGAAGTACATTCACTGTGTCTAACTTAGGTATGTTTGGTATTCAGTCATTTACTTCTATTATTAACCAACCAAACTCTGCAATTCTATCAGTAGGTGCTATTATAGAAAAACCAGTAGTGAAGAATGGTCAAATCGTAGTAGGTAATACAATGACAGTAACTCTAGCATGTGACCACAGAACTGTGGACGGTGCTACAGGTGCTCAGTTCTTACAAACATTTAAAGATTATGTAGAGAACCCAGTGACTATGTTGGCGTAA
- the pdhA gene encoding pyruvate dehydrogenase (acetyl-transferring) E1 component subunit alpha — MREITKEVYLKWYEDMLFWRKFEDKLAALYIQQKVRGFLHLYNGQEAVLAGALHAMDMSKDKMITAYRNHVQPIGLGVDPKRIMAELLGKGTGTSQGLGGSMHIFSKEHRFYGGHGIVGGQIPLGAGLAFADKYFDRQAVTMCYFGDGAARQGSLHETFNMAMNWKLPVVFIIENNGYAMGTSVERTANHTDIWKLGLGYEMPSGPVDGMNPVKVAEAMYEAIERARRGDGPTLLEMKTYRYRGHSMSDAQHYRTKEEVEEYKKIDPITQVLDVIREKGYATEAEIEAMDQRVKDYVAECEKFAEESPFPEKNVMYDVVYEQENYPFIPHRL; from the coding sequence ATGAGAGAAATTACAAAAGAAGTTTATCTAAAGTGGTATGAAGACATGCTATTTTGGAGAAAGTTTGAAGATAAGCTTGCTGCTTTATATATTCAACAAAAAGTGAGAGGATTCTTGCATTTATATAATGGGCAGGAAGCAGTATTGGCTGGAGCTTTACATGCAATGGACATGTCTAAAGACAAGATGATTACAGCATATAGAAATCACGTTCAGCCAATCGGATTAGGAGTAGATCCTAAGAGAATTATGGCTGAGTTATTAGGAAAAGGTACTGGTACATCACAAGGATTAGGTGGATCTATGCACATCTTTTCTAAAGAGCACCGTTTCTATGGTGGTCATGGTATCGTAGGGGGACAAATTCCTCTAGGAGCAGGATTAGCATTCGCTGATAAATATTTCGATAGACAAGCTGTTACAATGTGTTACTTCGGTGACGGAGCTGCTCGTCAAGGGTCTTTACATGAGACATTTAATATGGCTATGAACTGGAAATTGCCAGTAGTATTCATCATTGAGAACAATGGATATGCTATGGGTACTTCAGTAGAGCGTACTGCTAACCATACTGATATTTGGAAATTAGGTTTAGGATACGAAATGCCTAGTGGACCAGTAGATGGTATGAACCCTGTAAAAGTAGCAGAAGCTATGTACGAGGCTATCGAAAGAGCTCGTCGTGGAGATGGACCTACTTTATTAGAAATGAAAACGTATAGATATAGAGGTCACTCTATGTCAGATGCTCAACACTACCGTACAAAAGAGGAAGTAGAAGAGTACAAAAAAATAGACCCAATTACACAAGTATTAGATGTAATTAGAGAAAAAGGATATGCTACTGAAGCTGAGATCGAAGCAATGGATCAAAGAGTAAAAGATTACGTGGCAGAGTGTGAGAAATTCGCTGAAGAGTCTCCATTCCCAGAGAAAAACGTAATGTATGACGTAGTATACGAACAAGAGAATTACCCTTTTATCCCTCACAGATTATAA
- a CDS encoding SusD/RagB family nutrient-binding outer membrane lipoprotein, with translation MKIKNIFLGLSATVLLTVSCTSDFEEKNIDPNRLQQISPATLLNPIIYEMTSHNMYRSWSHNNHLMQDIVVYPSDVPGMQRYDLSDDVGASSWNAYYRWLKNARDMEYEAVKVADPNYEAMALTLKAWITSNLTDLFGDVPYFEASKGEEKILYPAFDSQEKIYDSLLADLERANSLYDLNRKLLYNPDILYIDSKTYWDDWQKFTNSLHLRLLLRISNKENKNAYQRMLTILNDPDKYPIINDVKSQANLKITGVTPNISPWSRIQDFTLSRKMASFFIDNLNDFNDPRLPLYATEAYRVEGKKKIYIGYKGIPSAFDGSDSQFDYEASTLNNVMAANPTEAPILTYAEVLFIKAELAQKGYLSDAKSYYEQAVKEAITSKGLEMPTNYFTLESTRYNGTLERIMLQKYYALYMNDYQQWFEYKRTGYPKLPKTESMLNDGNMPNRFPYPINIRTQNKGNYEKKVAEMGGDNINYKMWWQN, from the coding sequence ATGAAAATCAAAAATATATTTTTAGGATTATCAGCAACAGTATTGCTGACTGTGAGTTGTACTTCTGATTTTGAAGAGAAGAATATTGATCCTAACCGTTTACAACAGATTAGCCCAGCAACGTTATTAAATCCTATCATCTATGAGATGACTAGTCATAATATGTATCGCAGTTGGTCTCATAATAATCATTTAATGCAAGATATCGTGGTTTATCCTAGTGATGTACCAGGTATGCAACGATATGATTTAAGTGATGATGTAGGAGCGTCATCGTGGAATGCTTATTACAGATGGTTAAAGAATGCTCGAGATATGGAGTATGAGGCTGTGAAGGTTGCAGATCCTAATTATGAAGCGATGGCTTTAACTCTAAAAGCGTGGATCACTTCTAACTTAACTGATTTATTCGGAGATGTACCTTATTTTGAAGCGTCTAAGGGAGAAGAGAAGATTCTATATCCTGCATTTGATTCACAAGAGAAGATCTATGATAGTCTTTTAGCAGATCTAGAGAGAGCGAATAGCTTATATGATTTAAATAGGAAATTATTATATAATCCTGATATTTTATATATAGACTCAAAAACATATTGGGATGACTGGCAAAAGTTTACGAATAGTTTGCATTTGCGTTTATTGTTGAGAATATCAAATAAAGAAAATAAAAATGCATATCAACGTATGCTGACGATACTTAACGATCCAGATAAGTATCCTATTATTAATGATGTGAAGTCACAGGCTAACCTAAAGATAACAGGGGTAACACCTAATATCTCTCCATGGAGTCGTATTCAAGATTTTACATTAAGTCGTAAGATGGCTTCTTTTTTTATTGATAATTTAAATGATTTTAACGACCCGAGACTTCCATTATATGCAACTGAAGCCTACAGAGTAGAAGGAAAGAAGAAAATATATATAGGGTATAAAGGAATACCTAGTGCCTTTGATGGTTCAGATTCACAGTTTGATTACGAAGCATCTACATTGAATAATGTTATGGCGGCTAATCCTACAGAAGCACCTATACTAACGTATGCTGAAGTATTATTTATAAAGGCGGAGTTAGCTCAGAAGGGATACTTATCAGATGCTAAGAGCTATTATGAGCAGGCGGTGAAAGAGGCTATTACATCTAAGGGATTAGAGATGCCAACTAATTATTTTACTTTAGAAAGTACTAGGTATAATGGTACATTAGAGCGTATTATGTTACAGAAATATTATGCATTGTATATGAACGATTATCAACAGTGGTTCGAATACAAGCGTACAGGATACCCTAAACTACCTAAGACGGAGTCAATGCTAAACGATGGGAATATGCCTAATAGATTCCCATACCCGATCAATATACGTACTCAGAACAAAGGTAATTATGAGAAAAAAGTAGCAGAGATGGGAGGAGATAATATTAACTATAAGATGTGGTGGCAAAATTAG